Proteins from one Lonchura striata isolate bLonStr1 chromosome 6, bLonStr1.mat, whole genome shotgun sequence genomic window:
- the ZNF770 gene encoding zinc finger protein 770, which yields MLKTQHCVTAVKIPKKKPYICDMCYKQFETPSKLARHYLIHTGQKPFECHVCNKTFRQLVHLERHQLTHNLPFKCIVCYRNFKNVITFLKHQQLHNENYKNDTKQAENYVNSEQDRVTCGIFHCSVCWKPFTTEERWMLHQCLKSDHLHGARRRKKKAHTCESCNKTFPSRSKLERHFLIHTGQKPFKCSSCGKSFRQSTHLKIHQLTHTEERPFQCCFCQKGFKIQSKLMKHKQLHAKNKTFPNTACKAKTLKYPRPHNALEGKWDSFENANTHKSQENDPHDVHSIYIVPFQCPACEQCFETEHVLKLHKCYSKDSRSSNNGTTARRHTVNRKNQTLMKLKHTGGKATDFSLTDRKKIKSGHVGSSDLVTARDQHCDQHMSTKPSKDCRSRREVHKSVCNRMKRTFPVPLPWQEYPQPPDLGSNLKGVLPGESMLNVGDSLHNKDDAFYGSSNDSFFDNPEVLHCAFSSSAKNTHNRHKVCKCDRCEKIFPSSSKLQRHYLIHTGQKPFGCNVCGKAFRQSAHLKRHQLTHTEKRACKSPVSQVEFVNLNKLFNHQGEHTEFMSSQPVGYSGYSQAPSQPSGFQESELIQSNQAAEIKVEIESGDFVPDTSNRNPQPYLCSKLLETEQSCYSYWHDFSEGSEKSEAVNKLYQCSICFKTFTSPSKLERHHLMHAGQKPFECLVCGKKFRQAPHLKRHHLIHFKESLKLNSTEEQAETVLVLSKQDNVL from the coding sequence atgttaaaaactcAGCATTGTGTAACAGCTGTCAAGATACCCAAGAAAAAGCCATATATTTGTGACATGTGCTATAAACAGTTTGAAACCCCATCAAAATTAGCTAGGCATTATCTCATACATACTGGTCAAAAGCCATTTGAATGTCATGTCTGCAATAAAACATTCAGGCAGCTAGTCCACCTGGAGAGGCATCAGTTAACCCATAATCTACCTTTTAAGTGTATTGTTTGTTACAGAAACTTCAAAAATGTAATCACTTTCTTAAAGCATCAGCAGCTTCATAATGAAAATTACAAGAATGATacaaagcaagcagaaaacTATGTGAATTCTGAGCAAGACAGGGTCACTTGTGGCATATTtcattgttctgtgtgctggaaACCTTTTACAACTGAAGAGAGGTGGATGCTGCATCAGTGTCTCAAGTCAGATCATCTACATGGTgccagaagaagaaagaagaaagctcACACTTGTGAATCATGTAACAAGACGTTTCCATCAAGATCCAAGCTAGAAAGACACTTCCTTATTCACACTGGCCAAAAACCTTTTAAGTGTTCTTCATGTGGCAAATCTTTCAGACAGTCAACACACTTGAAAATTCAtcagctcacacacacagaagaaaggccttttcagtgctgtttttGTCAGAAGGGATTTAAAATACAGAGCAAACTCATGAAGCATAAACAGCTCCATGCCAAAAATAAGACTTTTCCCAATACTGCATGCAAAGCAAAGACTCTTAAATATCCCAGACCACACAACGCTTTGGAAGGAAAATGGGATAGCTTTGAGAATGCTAATACACACAAGTCACAGGAGAATGACCCACATGATGTGCACTCAATTTATATTGTACCCTTTCAGTGCCCAGCATGTGAGCAGTGTTTTGAAACAGAGCATGTTCTAAAGTTGCACAAATGTTACTCAAAAGACAGCAGAAGTTCAAATAATGGTACGACAGCACGCAGACACACAGTCAACAGGAAAAATCAGACCTTGATGAAACTGAAGCATACTGGAGGAAAAgcaacagatttttctctgactgacagaaaaaaaataaaatcaggtcACGTTGGAAGTTCTGACCTGGTTACAGCTAGAGATCAGCATTGTGATCAGCACATGTCCACTAAACCTTCCAAGGACTGCCGGAGCAGGCGTGAGGTGCACAAGTCAGTTTGTAATCGGATGAAAAGAACATTTCCTGTGCCATTACCTTGGCAAGAGTACCCACAACCTCCTGACTTGGGCAGTAATTTAAAAGGTGTGCTTCCTGGTGAAAGCATGTTAAATGTTGGTGATTCACTGCATAATAAAGATGATGCTTTTTATGGTTCATCAAATGATAGTTTTTTTGATAATCCAGAAGTACTTCACTGTGCTTTTTCATCTTCTGCTAAAAATACACATAACAGACACAAAGTGTGTAAATGTGACAGATGTGAAAAAATTTTTCCATCTTCATCCAAACTTCAAAGACATTATCTTATACACACGGGACAAAAGCCCTTTGGCTGTAATGTTTGTGGAAAGGCATTTAGACAGTCAGCTCACTTAAAAAGACATCAGCTCACCCATACTGAAAAGAGAGCCTGTAAAAGCCCCGTTTCCCAGGTAGAATTTGTAAACCTGAACAAACTTTTCAATCACCAGGGAGAGCACACTGAATTTATGTCGTCTCAGCCCGTGGGTTATTCAGGTTATTCTCAAGCACCTTCACAGCCATCTGGCTTTCAAGAATCTGAGCTGATTCAGTCAAACCAAGCAGCTGAAATCAAAGTTGAAATTGAGTCAGGGGATTTTGTTCCCGACACCAGCAATAGAAACCCCCAGCCGTATTTGTGCAGTAAATTGTTGGAAACAGAGCAAAGCTGTTACAGCTATTGGCATGATTTTTCTGAAGGTAGTGAAAAAAGTGAAGCTGTTAACAAATTGTATCAATGCAGTATCTGCTTTAAAACTTTTACATCTCCTTCTAAGCTTGAAAGGCATCACCTAATGCATGCTGGACAGAAGCCATTTGAATGTTTagtttgtggaaaaaaattcagacaGGCCCCACATTTGAAAAGACACCACCTTATTCACTTTAAAGAGAGCTTAAAGCTTAATTCCACTGAGGAACAAGCAGAGACTGTATTAGTTTTATCAAAACAGGATAATGTCCTAtga